A portion of the Diceros bicornis minor isolate mBicDic1 chromosome 20, mDicBic1.mat.cur, whole genome shotgun sequence genome contains these proteins:
- the LOC131419243 gene encoding UDP-glucuronosyltransferase 3A1-like, giving the protein MSQSLERSHPSPRCTQGLLGGSHYLLMDRVTQILQDHGHNVTMLLHRANLLTSEEEKSYQVIPWLLPEDHYKEFMKFFDFFMKEALAGRDKFENFLKAMELMGLQCSHLLKRNDIMASLKDENFDLIFVDMFDLCSLLIPEKLGKPFVSIISTSFGFMDFGLPSPLSYVPVFDSLLTDHMDFWGRVRNFLMFFDFSIRQWRIHSTFDNTIKEHFPEGSRPVLSHLLKKAELSFVNSDFAFDFARPLLPNTVYVGGLMAKPVKAVPQEFENFIAKFGDSGFVLVALGSMVNIFQSPELLKEMNSAFAHLPQGVIWKCKPSHWPKDIKLAANVKIVDWLPQSDLLAHPHIRLFVTHGGINSIMEAIQHGVPMVGIPIFGDQPDNLLRVEAKKFGVSIQVKQIKAETLALRMKQVIEDKRYKSAAVAASIITRSHPLTPAQRLVGWTNHILQTRGAAHLKPHAFQQLWYEQYLLDVFLFLLVVTVGTVWLCGKLFGVAARWLCWPRKLKKA; this is encoded by the exons atgtcccagtccctggagaggtctcacccctcaccgagatgcactcagggcctattag GTGGAAGCCATTATCTCCTAATGGACCGAGTGACTCAGATACTTCAAGATCATGGTCATAACGTCACCATGCTTCTCCACAGAGCAAATTTATTGACATCAG aggaggaaaaatcctATCAAGTTATCCCTTGGCTTCTACCTGAAGATCATTACAAAGAATTTATGAagttttttgatttctttatgAAAGAAGCTTTGGCTGGCAG agacaaatttgaaaactttttaaaagcgaTGGAACTAATGGGACTTCAGTGCAGTCATTTGCTAAAGAGAAATGATATCATGGCTTCCTTAAAGGATGAGAATTTTGACCTGATATTTGTTGATATGTTTGACTTGTGTTCTCTCCTCATTCCTGAGAAGCTTGGGAAGCCATTTGTGTCCATTATTTCCACCTCGTTTGGCTTTATGGACTTTGGACTACCAAGCCCCCTGTCTTATGTGCCAGTATTTGATTCCTTGCTAACCGACCATATGGACTTTTGGGGCAGAGTGAGGAACTTCTtgatgttttttgatttctccataaGGCAATGGAGAATCCACTCTACATTTGACAACACCATCAAGGAGCATTTTCCCGAAGGCTCTAGACCAGTTTTGTCTCATCTGCTAAAGAAAGCAGAACTATCGTTTGTTAACTCTGACTTTGCCTTTGATTTTGCACGGCCTCTCCTTCCAAACACTGTGTATGTTGGAGGCTTAATGGCCAAACCTGTTAAAGCAGTACCACAA GAATTTGAGAATTTCATTGCCAAGTTTGGAGACTCTGGTTTTGTCCTTGTGGCCCTGGGCTCCATGGTGAACATCTTTCAGTCCCCGGAGCTTCTCAAGGAGATGAACAGTGcctttgctcatctccctcaaGGGGTGATATGGAAGTGTAAGCCTTCTCATTGGCCCAAAGACATCAAATTGGCAGCAAATGTTAAAATTGTGGACTGGCTTCCTCAGAGTGACCTCCTGG CTCACCCGCACATCCGTCTCTTTGTCACCCATGGTGGGATAAATAGCATCATGGAGGCCATCCAACATGGCGTGCCCATGGTGGGGATTCCCATCTTTGGAGACCAGCCTGACAACCTGCTCCGAGTAGAAGCCAAAAAGTTTGGTGTCTCTATCCAGGTAAAGCAGATCAAGGCTGAGACACTGGCTCTGAGGATGAAGCAAGTCATAGAAGACAAGAG GTACAAATCTGCAGCAGTGGCAGCCAGCATCATCACGCGCTCCCACCCCCTGACCCCTGCCCAGAGGCTGGTGGGCTGGACCAACCACATCCTCCAGACAAGAGGTGCTGCACACCTCAAGCCCCACGCCTTCCAGCAGCTGTGGTATGAGCAGTACTTGCTCGACGTCTTCTTGTTCCTGCTGGTGGTGACTGTGGGCACCGTGTGGCTCTGTGGGAAGCTGTTCGGCGTGGCGgccaggtggctgtgttggcccAGGAAGCTGAAGAAGGCTTGA